A genome region from Acipenser ruthenus chromosome 29, fAciRut3.2 maternal haplotype, whole genome shotgun sequence includes the following:
- the LOC117433253 gene encoding acyl-coenzyme A diphosphatase FITM2-like, which translates to MADLDKYVSLCEKLRSNKVLHKHMQWIFLVITVTGSLLKEMQLLPDWYFNNKRNVLNVYFVKLAWGWTLWLLLPFISISNFYISKKDPVFVLQRLSSLLVGTVVWYTCTHFFVFIEDLTGACYESETMDIIKMDYSSKLACKKSGLFWRGYDISGHSFLLAYSTLIILEETALMSDLKNISQRPPESVRAIVSVFYIALNVLVVIWIWMFFCTSVYFHDFTHKLCGTSFGILAWYVTYRIWYQKPFSPGLPTRQERKVMPNQRRYSQNSD; encoded by the exons ATGGCAGACTTGGATAAATACGTAAGTCTGTGTGAAAAATTACGGAGTAATAAAGTACTCCATAAACATATGCAATGGATCTTTCTGGTTATTACAGTGACGGGGTCCCTATTGAAGGAGATGCAGCTTCTCCCTGATTGGTATTTTAACAACAAAAGGAATGTCCTGAACGT GTACTTTGTCAAGCTTGCCTGGGGCTGGacgctgtggttgctgctgccCTTCATTTCCATCTCTAACTTTTACATCTCTAAAAAAGATCCCGTGTTCGTCCTGCAGCGTTTGAGTTCACTTCTGGTTGGAACAGTGGTTTGGTACACTTGCactcatttctttgtttttatagaaGACCTCACAGGCGCTTGTTATGAATCAGAGACGATGGACATTATCAAAATGGACTACTCTTCTAAATTAGCGTGTAAGAAGAGTGGCTTGTTCTGGCGTGGGTATGATATCTCTGGGCACTCTTTCTTACTTGCATATTCAACTCTTATAATCCTAGAAGAAACAGCGTTGATGAGTGACTTGAAGAACATAAGCCAAAGACCCCCTGAGTCTGTGCGTGCCATTGTTAGTGTGTTTTATATTGCTTTAAACGTGCTAGTAGTCATCTGGATCTGGATGTTCTTTTGTACCTCTGTATACTTTCATGACTTTACTCATAAACTCTGTGGCACATCTTTTGGAATATTGGCGTGGTACGTGACTTACCGGATTTGGTACCAGAAACCATTTTCCCCAGGACTCCCCACTAGACAAGAAAGAAAAGTCATGCCTAACCAAAGACGCTACTCGCAAAATTCTGACTAA